A region from the Gymnogyps californianus isolate 813 chromosome 14, ASM1813914v2, whole genome shotgun sequence genome encodes:
- the GRXCR2 gene encoding glutaredoxin domain-containing cysteine-rich protein 2, with amino-acid sequence MDEHQKKLNQRHEGRPRKVRFKISSAYSGRVLKQVYEDGQELEPPAKEHSRRFLRHGFEPGDHFCGAGGTPENRFYSPAKLTGQRISIFKEDKKYSLTSNSPLLSDYQSSDSHCKAPPILDFGKIIIYTNNLKIIRAPMDQKELMRRIIQTEGINDWAFIYRERKERFGGGHKKDVERKVACNQYVQEGDAEHGCSQCKGSGSAPCSLCHGSKFSMLANRFRESYRALRCPACNESGLQPCQICAA; translated from the exons ATGGACGAGCACCAGAAGAAACTCAATCAGCGGCATGAGGGAAGGCCCCGCAAAGTGAGGTTCAAAATATCGTCAGCTTACAGTGGTCGAGTGTTAAAACAAGTCTATGAAGACGGGCAGGAACTCGAGCCCCCAGCCAAAGAGCACTCTCGGCGTTTTCTCCGCCACGGCTTCGAGCCAGGGGACCATTtctgtggggcagggggaacGCCAGAAAACAGGTTTTACTCGCCAGCCAAGCTGACTGGCCAGCGGATCAGCATATTCAAAGAGGATAAGAAATACAGTCTCACCAGTAACTCGCCTCTCCTCAGCGACTACCAGTCAAGCGACAGTCATTGCAAG GCTCCCCCAATTCTAGATTTTGGCAAGATCATCATCTACACTAATAACCTGAAAATCATCCGTGCACCAATGGACCAGAAAGAGCTCATGAGAAGAATCATCCAGACCGAGGGAATAAATGACTGGGCCTTCATATAccgggaaaggaaagaaagatttggtGGTGGACATAAAAAAGATGTGGAAAGAAAGGTTGCCTGCAACCAGTACGTGCAg GAAGGAGATGCTGAACATGGTTGTTCCCAGTGTAAAGGGTCAGGCTCCGCTCCTTGCTCACTGTGCCATGGAAGCAAGTTTTCAATGCTGGCAAACAGATTCAGAGAGTCCTACAGGGCTCTCCGATGTCCGGCTTGCAACGAAAGCggcctgcagccctgccagatCTGTGCTGCCTGA